In Sphingobacterium zeae, one genomic interval encodes:
- a CDS encoding metallophosphoesterase, which translates to MRKARHEIQRSATSLITAFLIVFIPKLIAIPFLLLEDLTRIFRSFPPRSILLSEIVLLFAAIMVLIIFFGLTRGRYFYRVREEILSFPDLPVAFNGFKITQLSDIHSGSLSDRRRVRKGIELANAQNSDLILFTGDLVNNRASEMEPWVSEFNRLQAPFGKFSVLGNHDYGDYVQWDSVESKISNLNRLKEIHHEMGFKLLLNESIAIEKQGDRISIIGVENWGKGGFHQYGDLAKATIGLNKDAFKILMSHDPSHWDHVTLGHDQHVHLTLAGHTHGMQFGIELFGFKWSPIQYFYKEWAGLYQKHGKYLYVNRGFGFHGLRGRIGVWPEITVVTLRKSD; encoded by the coding sequence TTGCGAAAGGCACGTCATGAGATCCAGCGGTCTGCAACAAGTTTGATTACGGCATTCTTGATTGTTTTTATACCTAAATTGATCGCTATTCCATTTTTACTGCTCGAAGATCTTACACGTATTTTCCGCTCTTTTCCGCCGCGCAGTATTCTTTTGAGCGAGATTGTCCTACTCTTTGCGGCGATTATGGTACTCATTATTTTTTTTGGGCTAACGAGAGGTCGTTATTTTTACAGAGTTCGAGAAGAAATTTTGAGTTTTCCAGATCTCCCCGTGGCATTTAACGGCTTTAAAATTACCCAGCTATCGGATATCCATTCCGGGAGTTTATCCGATAGGAGAAGAGTGCGTAAAGGGATTGAGTTAGCAAATGCTCAGAACAGTGATCTTATATTATTTACTGGCGATTTGGTCAATAATAGGGCTTCTGAAATGGAGCCATGGGTTTCAGAGTTTAATCGATTGCAAGCGCCTTTCGGCAAGTTCTCGGTTCTTGGAAATCACGATTATGGGGATTATGTGCAATGGGATAGTGTCGAATCAAAAATCTCAAACCTAAATAGGCTTAAGGAAATTCACCATGAAATGGGATTTAAATTATTACTAAATGAATCAATAGCAATTGAAAAGCAAGGAGATCGTATTTCTATAATTGGTGTTGAAAATTGGGGTAAGGGTGGTTTCCATCAGTATGGCGATCTTGCTAAGGCTACCATTGGTTTGAACAAGGATGCTTTCAAAATTTTGATGTCTCATGATCCTTCCCATTGGGATCATGTTACCTTGGGTCACGATCAGCATGTGCATTTGACCCTCGCTGGGCATACACATGGTATGCAGTTTGGGATCGAATTATTTGGATTTAAATGGAGCCCAATTCAATATTTTTACAAAGAATGGGCGGGGCTGTATCAAAAGCACGGAAAATATCTTTATGTTAATCGTGGATTTGGGTTTCACGGCTTAAGAGGGCGAATAGGGGTATGGCCTGAAATCACTGTTGTTACCTTGAGAAAAAGCGATTAA
- a CDS encoding NAD(P)-dependent alcohol dehydrogenase yields the protein MIKSKGYAAKDSSSPLEYWEFERRELGANDVLIDILYSGICHSDIHQVHDEWGGTHYPIVPGHEIVGRISAVGADVTKFKKGDLAGVGCMVASCGTCENCKADQQQFCSEKKTVWTYNSKDVMHDHSYTFGGYSNNIVADANFVLHVPESLDIKKVAPLLCAGITTYSPLKRWNVSKGHKVGVLGLGGLGHMAVKIAVAMGAEVTMISHSPRKKDDAALLGAHKFLNTHEANEINEFSSYFDFIIDTVSAPHDYNLYLALLKTKGVYICVGIPAAPMEINGRSIMGGNKVLTASSIGGIQETQDMLDFCAAHNILPETEMIDIDYVNEAYQRVLDSDVKYRFVIDMSSIEK from the coding sequence ATGATTAAATCGAAAGGTTATGCGGCAAAAGACAGTAGTTCTCCACTTGAATACTGGGAATTTGAAAGAAGGGAGCTGGGTGCGAACGATGTATTAATAGATATCTTGTATAGTGGCATCTGTCATTCAGATATTCATCAAGTGCATGATGAATGGGGCGGTACACACTACCCGATTGTACCAGGGCATGAGATTGTTGGCCGAATTAGTGCAGTTGGTGCTGACGTGACAAAATTTAAAAAAGGTGATCTTGCCGGTGTAGGCTGTATGGTTGCTTCGTGCGGTACTTGCGAAAACTGTAAAGCAGATCAACAGCAGTTTTGTTCTGAAAAGAAGACCGTTTGGACCTATAATAGCAAAGATGTGATGCATGATCACAGCTATACCTTTGGCGGTTACAGCAATAATATTGTGGCGGACGCAAATTTCGTGCTTCATGTGCCAGAATCATTGGATATTAAAAAGGTAGCCCCATTGCTTTGCGCCGGTATTACAACGTATTCTCCATTAAAAAGATGGAATGTCAGCAAAGGTCATAAAGTTGGTGTATTGGGGTTAGGTGGATTAGGGCATATGGCTGTCAAAATTGCGGTAGCAATGGGTGCAGAAGTTACCATGATTAGTCATTCGCCACGTAAAAAAGACGATGCGGCTTTGCTTGGCGCGCATAAGTTTTTAAATACGCATGAGGCCAATGAGATCAACGAGTTTTCATCGTATTTTGATTTTATTATTGATACAGTATCGGCTCCCCATGATTACAACCTCTATTTAGCCCTGCTAAAAACCAAAGGGGTTTACATTTGTGTTGGAATTCCGGCTGCTCCTATGGAGATTAATGGCCGGTCCATTATGGGGGGAAATAAAGTTCTAACGGCATCCAGCATTGGTGGAATACAGGAAACGCAAGATATGCTCGATTTTTGTGCAGCGCATAATATCCTGCCCGAGACAGAAATGATCGATATTGACTATGTCAATGAGGCTTACCAAAGAGTATTGGACAGTGATGTTAAATATCGATTTGTTATAGACATGTCATCCATCGAAAAGTAA
- a CDS encoding aminotransferase class I/II-fold pyridoxal phosphate-dependent enzyme: protein MEDFNAANEIQDLQYFGEFGGVNPSISDSSTYTFLSAKTMFDTFEGNGEGCYLYSRHSSPMNVYLAQALAKMENTAAANVTSSGMGAITTVLLQLCKSGDHIISSRTIYGGTYAFLKNFLPPFQIETTFLDIDDFEALENSIRPNTKILYCESVSNPLLRVADLRRLSTLCKKYKLKLIVDNTFSPLSISPIRLGADIVIHSLTKFINGSSDSVGGVYCASQEFIDETKNVNSGACMLLGPTMDSLRSASILKNLRTLHIRMKQHSCNALYLAERFEQDGLKVSYPGLISHPNHELMKSIMHEAYGFGGLMTVDVETTERANELMELMQAENLGYLAVSLGFYKTLFSCSGSSTSSEIPEEERLAMGISDGLIRFSIGLDDDIERTYRKMRACMQKVGILK from the coding sequence ATGGAAGATTTTAACGCAGCAAATGAAATTCAAGATTTGCAATATTTTGGTGAGTTTGGAGGTGTGAATCCGTCGATATCGGACAGTTCTACTTATACATTTCTTTCGGCTAAAACGATGTTTGATACGTTCGAAGGAAATGGGGAAGGATGTTATCTTTATTCGAGACATTCATCTCCAATGAATGTATACTTAGCGCAGGCATTGGCAAAAATGGAAAATACCGCTGCAGCTAATGTAACATCTTCTGGGATGGGCGCCATAACTACGGTTCTCCTACAGCTCTGTAAAAGTGGCGACCATATTATTTCAAGTAGGACAATCTATGGGGGAACGTATGCTTTCCTCAAAAATTTTCTCCCACCTTTCCAAATTGAGACGACATTTTTGGATATTGATGATTTCGAAGCATTAGAAAATTCGATAAGACCCAATACAAAAATTTTGTACTGTGAAAGTGTGAGCAATCCGTTGTTGCGTGTGGCGGATCTGAGGAGGTTATCGACTCTCTGTAAAAAGTATAAGCTAAAATTGATTGTTGACAACACCTTTTCTCCTTTGTCAATTTCACCGATACGGTTGGGTGCTGATATTGTCATTCATAGCTTAACAAAGTTTATCAACGGTAGCAGCGATAGCGTTGGTGGTGTGTATTGTGCAAGTCAGGAATTTATCGACGAAACCAAAAACGTGAATAGCGGAGCTTGCATGTTGCTGGGACCAACAATGGACAGCTTACGCTCGGCGAGTATACTGAAGAATTTACGCACACTTCATATACGGATGAAACAACATAGCTGTAACGCGCTTTATTTAGCCGAGCGGTTTGAGCAAGATGGTTTAAAGGTTTCTTACCCAGGACTGATATCTCACCCCAACCACGAGTTAATGAAGAGCATAATGCATGAAGCGTATGGATTTGGCGGTTTAATGACAGTGGACGTGGAAACGACGGAAAGAGCTAATGAGCTGATGGAGTTGATGCAGGCTGAGAATTTAGGATATCTTGCTGTAAGTTTAGGCTTTTACAAGACATTATTTTCTTGCTCGGGCAGTTCGACGTCATCTGAAATCCCTGAGGAGGAACGTTTAGCGATGGGGATTTCCGATGGATTGATCAGATTCTCTATTGGTTTAGATGACGATATTGAGCGGACTTATCGTAAAATGAGGGCATGTATGCAAAAGGTTGGCATATTGAAATGA
- a CDS encoding Lrp/AsnC family transcriptional regulator, with protein sequence MHFDEIDRKLLLFLQQDAKQTTKELSQKLNLSATAVYERVRKLENTGIIKGYVAVLDKHKIAKDFLVLCHVKLVQHKKEFILHFEKEVMNLQEVTECFHVSGDFDYILKICVQDMADYRNFMLTKLTSLKHIASTHSSFMIAEVKNTIAIML encoded by the coding sequence ATGCATTTCGACGAAATTGACCGAAAACTACTGCTCTTCCTACAGCAAGACGCTAAACAAACAACCAAAGAGCTATCCCAAAAACTTAACTTATCAGCAACAGCAGTCTACGAACGTGTACGTAAACTCGAAAATACGGGAATTATTAAAGGATATGTTGCAGTACTTGATAAACACAAAATAGCGAAAGATTTCTTGGTTTTATGCCACGTTAAATTAGTGCAACATAAAAAAGAATTTATCCTACATTTTGAAAAAGAAGTGATGAACCTCCAGGAAGTGACAGAATGCTTTCATGTGAGTGGGGATTTCGACTATATATTAAAAATATGTGTACAGGACATGGCAGACTATCGCAATTTTATGTTAACGAAATTGACGAGTCTAAAACATATCGCAAGCACGCATAGCTCATTTATGATCGCCGAAGTCAAGAATACCATAGCTATCATGCTGTAG
- a CDS encoding YceI family protein produces MKRINLTLAILCFTAMAFAQKINYRVNSQSSKVKWSAKKVVGGHVGIINLQDGSVQTDKGKIIAGSFTIDMNSMACTDAPKLTGHLKNEDFFNVPSYPTAKFVISKVDNSKANPIITGNLTIKDKTKSISFPAKVTTTADGLAAEAVGVKVNRLDFDIQYRSASFFSDLGNRAIDDEFTLDIQIKGTK; encoded by the coding sequence ATGAAAAGAATCAATTTGACGCTGGCTATTCTTTGCTTTACAGCGATGGCTTTTGCCCAAAAAATCAATTATAGAGTGAATTCCCAATCCTCGAAAGTCAAATGGAGCGCCAAAAAGGTCGTAGGTGGACATGTAGGAATTATAAATCTACAAGATGGTAGTGTACAAACCGATAAAGGAAAAATCATAGCCGGTAGCTTTACAATAGATATGAATTCCATGGCATGTACTGATGCTCCCAAATTGACAGGACATTTAAAAAATGAAGACTTTTTTAATGTCCCGAGCTATCCCACCGCGAAATTTGTCATCAGTAAAGTTGACAATAGTAAAGCAAATCCAATCATAACAGGGAATCTTACGATCAAGGATAAAACAAAATCAATATCATTTCCTGCGAAAGTCACCACGACGGCAGATGGTCTAGCTGCAGAAGCAGTAGGCGTAAAAGTAAATCGTTTGGATTTTGATATACAGTACCGTTCTGCGAGTTTCTTCTCCGATTTAGGCAACCGCGCCATAGACGACGAGTTCACATTGGATATACAGATTAAAGGAACAAAATAG